From the genome of Nitrospirae bacterium YQR-1:
CTAAATCCAGAACAGCCTCTTACAATTCTTACTTCTCAGGCACACTTCTTACTGGTACTCAGTACGAGTTATCATTTGAAAACAGCCGGTACTGGGCAAACTCATCAAGCTCGACATTTAATCCATACTATTATTCGGATGCTAAGGTCTCTGTCACGCAGCCGATTTTAAAGGGCTTTGGCATACCGGTACAGAGTACAAACATCAACGTGTATAAAAACGCATTTGAAATGAAGAAGCTGACGTATGACTCCGCTGTTGTTGAAAAGGTTTCGGAGGCGGTTAAGAAGTACTGGGATTTGGCTTCAGCGTTTAGTAATGTGGAGGCTGCAAAAATCGGCCTGAAACTTGCTGCTAACACATGGGAAATAGTCAAGGCAAAAGTAGAGGTCGGCCTGAGTGCTCAGGTTGAAATTTACACCGCAGAGGCGGAGATAGCTAAACGTGAGGGGAATCTTCTTGATGCAGAAAAAACGCTTACAGATGCACAGAGTGCTCTTAGAACTCTGTTAAACATAACTGAAAGAAGTGGTATCCTTACTCCGGTTTCAGCCCCTGCTAAACCGGTTGTGCCGCCACCACTGGAATCTCTTGTTGAAACTGCTCTTATGACAAGACAAGACTACCGTTATGCAAAGCTTGAGAGTCAAAACAGGGAGCTTCTAAAAAGCTACTATAAAAACCAGATGCTGCCGGAGGTTGATCTAACAGGCTCATACGGCTACATTGGTCTAAATGGCAACCATGGTAGTGCACTTGATAAGATGGCCACAGGAAATGATTTTGCATGGCAAATAGGGTTTACTGTCTCAATCCCTCTTGGAAATCGTAAGTACAAGGGGTATTATATGAAAGCATCATATGAGAAGGAGCAGTATGAGGCTCAGGTGCTGCAGATTGCGCAAAGTGTCGAGGCATCTCTGCTGGATGCGTTAAACGCCCTGGTTTTTGCCGAAAAGAAAATCAAAACAACTGAAAAGACGGCTCTTGCTGCACAAAAGCAACTGGAAGCCGAGGAGGGCAGATTTAAGGTAGGTCTTGCCACCTTAAATGATGTGCTAAAATTTCAAAGTGATTATGTTACCGCTATATATGAGCAGAAAAAAGCTAAAAATGAATACTCTAAAGCCCTCGTAGAGATTAAACGCCTCCAGGGTGTTGTTCCATAAGTGGGAAAGGGGGAATTATTATGGCAGCGGGGAGCCTGATTTTGATTTTAAAAAAACATTTACAAAAAACTAAGAGTGCTGTTAACGTATCTGAATAGCTGTATTGTGAGCTTTTTGAAATCAGATATAAGGGGGCCTAAGGCAAAATGGTTATAAAAGAATTTATAAAGGCGTTGAAGGATAGCCACCTGATGTTTCATACAATCAGTGAAACATCTCTTGCTGAGTCATTGCAGGTCTATAGGGCTTTTGAAATGAGGGAAGGCGAGTCGGTTAATATTGGCGGGTATGCCGGTGATCTGTTATTTGTAGTTTACGGAATGCTTGAGGTAACGGATATAAGCGGCGGCAAAAAAGAGCTGATTTCTGATGATGCTTCAAACAAACCACTGGTGTTTCCTCAGTATCCGCAGCAGTTGGCAATAAGGGCGATAGAGGACTCCTGCATATGTCATCTCGATGTTGATGCCTTTTCGTATCTTTTAGGAATAGAGGAAACTGTAAGTGAAATAAAGGCCGGAGGCAGGTATGATTCCAACTTATTGAAGTTGATGACCTCAAGCACAGCCTTTAAGCAGCTTCCGATAGAGT
Proteins encoded in this window:
- a CDS encoding TolC family protein, which produces MVKTIKLFCIFSIVILTLHCAPLYGQDNKTGLTVEEVTTIVLNRNLSLKTESYKPRAAESEILIYEGEFDPTLSLEVKDSYTKEPSSTSGDSSKSRTASYNSYFSGTLLTGTQYELSFENSRYWANSSSSTFNPYYYSDAKVSVTQPILKGFGIPVQSTNINVYKNAFEMKKLTYDSAVVEKVSEAVKKYWDLASAFSNVEAAKIGLKLAANTWEIVKAKVEVGLSAQVEIYTAEAEIAKREGNLLDAEKTLTDAQSALRTLLNITERSGILTPVSAPAKPVVPPPLESLVETALMTRQDYRYAKLESQNRELLKSYYKNQMLPEVDLTGSYGYIGLNGNHGSALDKMATGNDFAWQIGFTVSIPLGNRKYKGYYMKASYEKEQYEAQVLQIAQSVEASLLDALNALVFAEKKIKTTEKTALAAQKQLEAEEGRFKVGLATLNDVLKFQSDYVTAIYEQKKAKNEYSKALVEIKRLQGVVP